Proteins co-encoded in one Nonlabens agnitus genomic window:
- the hppD gene encoding 4-hydroxyphenylpyruvate dioxygenase codes for MPAEIKNLKDLSNTEYSLKKLFKEAEDFLPLLGTDYVELYVGNAKQAAHFYKTAFGFQSLAYAGLETGIKDRVSYVLQQGKIRLVLTTPLQKGGDINRHIDEHGDGVKVVALWVDDATKAFEETTKRGARPYQEPTKETDEHGEVVRSGIYTYGETVHMFVERKNYEGLFLPGFKKWESHYNPEPVGLKFIDHMVGNVGWDQMNTWCKFYGEVMGFAQIISFADDDISTEYTALMSKVMSNGNGRVKFPINEPAKGKKKSQIEEYLDFYNGPGVQHIAVATDDIVKTVSAMRDRGVEFLYVPDEYYDDLLERVGEIDEDVEVLKKHGILIDRDEEGYLLQLFTKTIVDRPTMFFEVIQRKGAQSFGVGNFKALFEAIEREQALRGTL; via the coding sequence ATGCCAGCAGAAATCAAAAACCTCAAAGATTTAAGTAATACAGAATACAGCTTAAAAAAGCTATTCAAGGAAGCCGAAGATTTTTTGCCGCTTCTAGGTACAGACTATGTAGAGCTTTATGTAGGTAATGCAAAACAGGCGGCACATTTTTATAAGACCGCATTTGGCTTTCAATCGCTCGCCTATGCAGGACTGGAAACAGGAATAAAGGATCGAGTTTCCTACGTGCTTCAACAAGGAAAAATACGTCTGGTCTTGACCACACCACTTCAAAAAGGCGGTGACATCAATAGACACATTGATGAGCATGGCGATGGCGTTAAAGTCGTGGCCTTGTGGGTTGATGATGCTACAAAAGCTTTTGAGGAAACCACAAAAAGAGGCGCAAGACCATACCAGGAACCTACTAAGGAAACAGATGAACATGGTGAAGTAGTACGTTCTGGAATCTACACCTATGGTGAAACCGTTCACATGTTTGTGGAGCGCAAGAATTATGAAGGTCTTTTTTTGCCAGGATTTAAAAAATGGGAAAGCCACTATAATCCAGAACCGGTCGGTCTTAAGTTTATCGACCACATGGTAGGAAACGTAGGCTGGGATCAAATGAATACCTGGTGTAAATTCTATGGAGAAGTAATGGGCTTTGCACAAATCATTTCTTTTGCAGATGATGATATCTCTACAGAATACACTGCTCTTATGAGCAAGGTGATGAGCAATGGCAATGGTCGCGTCAAATTCCCGATTAACGAACCCGCCAAAGGAAAAAAGAAGTCCCAAATAGAAGAATATCTAGATTTTTACAATGGACCAGGCGTACAGCATATCGCGGTCGCTACAGATGATATCGTAAAAACAGTAAGCGCTATGCGTGATCGAGGCGTTGAGTTCCTGTATGTTCCAGACGAATATTACGACGATCTGTTGGAGCGAGTTGGTGAGATTGATGAAGATGTTGAGGTACTTAAAAAACACGGCATCCTGATCGACCGCGATGAAGAAGGTTATCTTCTACAACTGTTTACCAAAACCATTGTAGACCGTCCTACCATGTTCTTTGAAGTGATCCAGCGCAAGGGTGCTCAATCTTTTGGCGTAGGGAATTTCAAAGCGTTGTTTGAAGCTATAGAACGTGAGCAGGCATTGCGAGGCACACTATAA
- a CDS encoding DUF3108 domain-containing protein, with amino-acid sequence MKKIVLLLMTISLVSVAYIPPSSNNKIEQAYKSGEWFKFRIHYGMFNASFATLGVESKTLNGKPVYHLKGKGESTGLLHLFFKVDDRYESYVDRNTGKPYRFIRDIDEGGHTKDIQIDFNHDTRKAVVNDKKHKEIKTMDIKPGTQDMVSSFYHLRNIVDHNSLKVGDEFVLPMFFDDENYDFKMKFLEREVVKTKFGKIKALKFRPYVQSGRVFEEEESLTVWISDDENKIPLKIQAKLAVGSLTADLDAFKGLSHSFQKIVD; translated from the coding sequence ATGAAAAAAATTGTACTCTTATTAATGACGATCTCTTTAGTGAGTGTTGCTTATATACCACCTAGTTCCAACAATAAAATAGAACAAGCCTATAAATCTGGTGAGTGGTTCAAGTTTCGTATTCATTATGGGATGTTCAACGCCAGCTTTGCCACATTAGGAGTAGAAAGTAAAACCCTTAATGGCAAACCAGTGTACCATCTTAAAGGAAAAGGTGAATCTACAGGTTTACTCCACCTATTTTTCAAAGTAGATGATCGCTATGAAAGCTATGTAGATCGCAATACGGGAAAACCCTATAGGTTTATTCGCGACATAGATGAAGGTGGACATACCAAGGATATCCAGATCGACTTTAATCACGACACACGCAAAGCGGTCGTTAATGATAAAAAGCACAAAGAGATCAAGACTATGGACATCAAACCTGGTACCCAGGACATGGTTTCCTCATTTTATCACCTGCGCAATATTGTAGATCACAACAGTCTAAAAGTAGGAGATGAATTTGTATTGCCTATGTTTTTTGATGATGAGAACTATGATTTCAAAATGAAGTTTTTGGAACGTGAAGTCGTCAAGACAAAATTTGGTAAGATCAAAGCACTTAAATTCAGACCTTATGTACAGTCAGGCCGTGTGTTTGAAGAAGAAGAGAGTTTGACCGTATGGATTAGTGATGATGAGAATAAAATCCCTTTAAAAATACAGGCAAAACTAGCCGTAGGTTCATTAACAGCTGATTTAGATGCCTTTAAAGGATTGAGCCATTCCTTTCAAAAAATCGTTGACTAA
- a CDS encoding tryptophan 2,3-dioxygenase family protein: MPDKISPEIAERIQLLEKKFKNSGQDMLSYLDGLLYDQYITYWDYIRLDTLLSLQVPSTPFPDEMIFIGYHQITELYFKLVIHEQLQVIEQEQLTGTYFLEKIKRINRYFNVMINSFEVMIKGMEREQFLKFRMSLLPASGFQSAQFRMIELYATNVDHLVHYDDRVRFRESETTTSIPELFQHIYWKKGGIDKTTGEKTLTLKQFEKRYTPRFLRIAEQVKHSNIYQRYLQLPESEKLPELKEELRKMDQNVNINWLLMHMGAAHRYLRKESGTVQATGGTNWKEFLPPSFQRISFFPSLWSDQEHAEWGKQWVDHTFNTSTIE, translated from the coding sequence ATGCCGGACAAGATCTCTCCAGAAATTGCAGAACGCATCCAACTGCTAGAAAAGAAGTTCAAAAACTCTGGGCAGGACATGCTTTCCTACCTTGACGGCCTTCTTTACGATCAATACATTACCTACTGGGATTACATAAGACTGGACACTTTGCTTAGTTTACAAGTGCCGTCCACGCCATTTCCAGATGAGATGATTTTCATAGGATATCATCAAATCACAGAACTGTACTTTAAACTCGTAATCCACGAGCAGCTTCAGGTAATCGAGCAGGAACAGCTTACGGGCACTTATTTTTTGGAAAAAATCAAGCGCATCAATCGGTACTTTAATGTGATGATCAACAGTTTTGAGGTCATGATCAAAGGTATGGAGCGCGAGCAGTTTCTTAAATTCAGGATGTCGTTGTTGCCAGCGAGTGGTTTCCAGAGCGCACAGTTCCGTATGATAGAGCTGTATGCAACAAATGTGGATCATCTGGTGCATTATGATGATAGAGTTCGCTTTCGCGAAAGCGAAACAACCACAAGCATTCCAGAATTATTCCAACATATTTACTGGAAAAAAGGCGGCATTGACAAAACCACCGGCGAAAAGACACTTACACTAAAACAGTTTGAGAAACGTTACACACCTAGGTTCCTTAGAATTGCAGAGCAGGTCAAACACAGCAATATCTACCAGCGATACCTACAACTTCCTGAATCTGAGAAATTACCAGAACTAAAGGAAGAATTACGTAAAATGGATCAAAACGTCAATATTAACTGGTTACTCATGCACATGGGAGCAGCCCACCGCTATCTGCGTAAGGAAAGCGGTACGGTTCAAGCTACAGGTGGCACCAACTGGAAGGAATTTCTACCGCCCAGTTTCCAGCGCATCTCATTTTTCCCTTCATTATGGTCTGATCAAGAGCATGCAGAATGGGGAAAACAATGGGTTGACCACACTTTTAATACCTCTACCATAGAATGA
- a CDS encoding peptidoglycan DD-metalloendopeptidase family protein codes for MKKLIALATACLCLFSCEQVDEHTDLAIADPIKIVPKVLYGYDLNNYTVVEDTVESGDTFNDLIASHLVQGQSAYEAAMTMDSVYELRKIQAGKPFKILKRKDAARTPEAFIYEPSRQDFVILKLTDGMQAIKDEHPVTIRRKTATGVVNSTLSEAMEEEGLGMSAIWELSDIYKWTIDFFKLQQGDRFKMIYQERYINDTIYDGIEAIDVAIFETRGKPYYAFNYVTDSIKGVRDYYDDEGKTLRNFFLKAPVNYTRISSRYSGNRFHPVQKRWKAHLGTDYAAGYGTPIVSTANGVVTKSGYTRGNGNYVKIRHNNTYETQYLHMTKRLVTVGQRVDQGQTIGTVGSTGLATGPHVCYRFWVNGKQVDPYRQKLPSADPLPKDQMDVYKNFIEPLKKEIDSLSYKEEDSVS; via the coding sequence ATGAAGAAATTAATTGCCCTAGCAACTGCATGTCTATGTCTATTTTCATGTGAACAAGTAGATGAACATACAGACCTAGCAATTGCAGACCCTATTAAAATCGTACCCAAAGTTCTTTATGGATACGACCTCAATAATTACACGGTTGTAGAAGATACCGTAGAATCTGGAGATACCTTTAACGACCTTATTGCCTCGCATCTGGTTCAAGGTCAAAGTGCTTATGAAGCTGCCATGACCATGGATAGCGTTTATGAGTTGCGCAAGATTCAAGCTGGCAAACCCTTTAAGATCTTGAAGCGCAAAGATGCGGCGCGCACACCAGAAGCTTTTATTTATGAACCCAGTCGCCAGGATTTTGTCATTCTTAAATTGACTGATGGCATGCAAGCCATCAAGGATGAACATCCCGTAACCATTAGACGCAAGACGGCTACTGGTGTTGTGAATTCCACATTGTCTGAAGCTATGGAAGAAGAAGGCCTAGGAATGAGTGCTATCTGGGAATTGAGCGACATTTATAAATGGACGATTGACTTTTTTAAGTTACAACAAGGTGATCGATTCAAAATGATCTATCAAGAGCGTTATATCAACGACACAATTTATGATGGAATTGAAGCCATTGACGTTGCCATTTTTGAGACGCGTGGCAAGCCGTATTATGCGTTTAATTATGTAACAGATTCTATAAAAGGAGTTCGCGACTACTATGATGATGAAGGTAAAACACTGCGCAATTTCTTTTTAAAAGCTCCAGTGAATTATACCCGTATTTCTAGCCGTTATAGTGGCAACAGATTCCATCCCGTACAAAAGCGCTGGAAGGCACACTTAGGAACGGACTATGCTGCAGGCTATGGGACACCTATTGTTTCTACTGCAAATGGTGTGGTAACAAAATCTGGATACACGCGTGGTAATGGGAATTATGTCAAGATACGTCACAACAACACCTATGAGACACAGTACCTGCACATGACCAAAAGACTTGTTACAGTAGGACAACGCGTCGATCAAGGACAAACTATTGGTACCGTAGGTAGTACTGGCCTAGCGACTGGACCTCACGTGTGCTATAGATTTTGGGTAAATGGAAAACAAGTAGATCCATACCGCCAGAAATTGCCTAGCGCAGATCCATTGCCAAAAGATCAAATGGATGTTTACAAAAACTTCATTGAACCACTCAAAAAAGAAATTGACAGTCTATCCTATAAAGAAGAAGATTCCGTCTCATGA
- the pgi gene encoding glucose-6-phosphate isomerase, whose protein sequence is MKNINPTTTTSWETLKEHYKNLKDFDLKQSFVKNPNRVDNFTIINDDFYVDMSKNLLTTSTKDVLTQLARECDLEKAIESYYSDQPINVTEYREVLHTALRTPLDKANDKIKSYVKDALASKEKMFAYVNEILDGSRTTHDGQPFDTVVNIGIGGSDLGPMMVYTALEAYHNQVKVHFVSNVDGDHVEETLKKINPETTLFIIVSKSFTTQETLTNATTLRDWFSKEVSTDAVGKHFIAVSSNVERAIEFGVEKENIFPMFDWVGGRFSLWSTVGMSIALGIGTANFQALLDGAHEMDVHFRDAKLDDNIPVQLALLTIWYNNFFKAESEVIIPYTQYLQQLPAYLQQAIMESNGKSIDRDGKPIDYQTGNLIWGAPGTNSQHAFFQLIHQGTKLIPAHFIAFAKAKYNHPDHHQKLMANFFAQTEALMNGMSMDQVKEDLEKSKLTEKEQKLLAPFKVFEGNKPTTTILIDELTPKSLGKLIAMYEHKIFTEGVIWNIYSYDQWGVQLGKVLADRINDDLKSKKFNGHDASTTALLKRFDSKLG, encoded by the coding sequence ATGAAAAATATCAACCCAACCACTACTACTTCTTGGGAAACCCTGAAAGAACACTATAAAAACCTCAAGGATTTTGACCTTAAGCAATCCTTTGTAAAAAACCCTAATCGGGTCGATAATTTCACGATCATCAACGATGATTTTTATGTAGACATGTCAAAAAACCTTTTGACCACCTCTACAAAAGATGTATTGACCCAACTGGCTAGGGAATGTGATCTGGAGAAAGCCATTGAGTCCTATTACAGCGATCAACCTATTAACGTTACAGAGTATCGTGAGGTTCTTCATACAGCTCTTAGAACGCCTCTAGACAAAGCAAATGATAAAATCAAAAGCTATGTAAAAGATGCGCTGGCCAGTAAGGAGAAAATGTTTGCGTATGTCAATGAGATCTTAGATGGCTCTCGTACCACCCATGATGGTCAACCATTTGACACAGTCGTTAATATAGGCATAGGTGGTAGCGACTTGGGGCCTATGATGGTTTATACCGCTTTAGAAGCCTACCACAATCAGGTAAAAGTCCATTTTGTCTCCAATGTGGACGGTGATCACGTAGAGGAAACGCTCAAAAAGATCAACCCTGAAACCACGTTGTTTATCATCGTATCTAAATCATTTACCACTCAAGAAACCTTGACCAATGCTACGACCCTGCGGGACTGGTTTTCAAAAGAGGTATCCACAGATGCTGTAGGCAAACATTTCATTGCAGTGAGCAGTAATGTAGAGCGCGCGATAGAATTTGGTGTGGAGAAAGAAAACATCTTCCCTATGTTTGACTGGGTAGGTGGTCGTTTTTCTTTATGGAGCACCGTTGGGATGTCCATCGCATTGGGAATAGGTACGGCCAACTTTCAGGCGCTATTAGACGGCGCTCACGAAATGGATGTTCACTTTAGAGATGCTAAGCTGGACGACAACATCCCAGTACAGTTAGCGCTGCTTACCATATGGTACAACAACTTTTTCAAGGCAGAAAGTGAGGTCATCATTCCTTACACACAGTATCTGCAACAACTGCCTGCCTATTTGCAACAAGCGATCATGGAAAGTAATGGGAAGAGCATCGATAGAGATGGAAAACCCATTGATTACCAAACAGGAAATCTTATTTGGGGAGCACCTGGAACCAATTCCCAACATGCTTTTTTTCAATTGATTCACCAGGGAACTAAACTTATTCCAGCTCATTTTATCGCTTTCGCGAAAGCGAAATACAATCATCCTGATCACCATCAAAAACTCATGGCAAATTTCTTTGCACAGACCGAGGCGCTTATGAACGGCATGTCCATGGATCAAGTGAAAGAAGATTTAGAGAAAAGTAAATTGACTGAAAAAGAGCAGAAGTTACTGGCTCCTTTTAAAGTTTTTGAAGGTAATAAGCCTACCACCACTATTTTAATCGATGAACTGACTCCAAAAAGTCTAGGCAAGCTCATCGCGATGTACGAACACAAAATTTTCACGGAAGGTGTGATCTGGAACATCTACAGTTACGATCAATGGGGTGTCCAACTAGGTAAAGTTCTTGCAGATAGGATAAACGACGACCTAAAGTCCAAAAAGTTTAATGGACATGACGCCTCAACCACTGCGCTTCTTAAGCGCTTTGACTCTAAATTAGGGTAA